One part of the Suncus etruscus isolate mSunEtr1 chromosome 2, mSunEtr1.pri.cur, whole genome shotgun sequence genome encodes these proteins:
- the S100Z gene encoding protein S100-Z, whose translation MPTQLEMAMDTMIRIFHQYSCKEENRFKLNKGELKLLLQRELTEFLSCQKDPQLVDKIMKDLDANKDNEVDFNEFVVMVAALTVACNDYFVEQLKKKGQ comes from the exons ATGCCCACCCAGCTGGAGATGGCCATGGATACCATGATCAGAATCTTTCACCAGTACTCTTGCAAGGAAGAAAACAGATTCAAGCTCAACAAGGGGGAACTGAAACTACTCCTGCAACGAGAGCTCACAGAATTCCTCTCG tgtcAGAAGGATCCACAGTTGGTAGATAAGATAATGAAGGACCTGGACGCCAACAAGGACAATGAAGTGGACTTTAACGAATTCGTAGTCATGGTGGCAGCTCTGACAGTCGCTTGTAATGACTACTTTGTAGAGCAATTGAAGAAGAAAGGGCAATAA